The proteins below are encoded in one region of Mesoplasma melaleucae:
- a CDS encoding ATP-binding protein, whose translation MSYLKKYISHIDNLVKQLKKDKTNPHFTKIVKNGREYEVAIQNGYKNLKTMPNFYVYENVGAGKTFNSRKLEELGMFVKWSYFWRQFNEQTFMFEKSKTILTQLLIIDDIGSSALTLIQLEILLEIIDMRMDKKLKTIITTNLSLNDLQNKMKKIDLTQNQRIADRLKTFTHVNFDNESLRV comes from the coding sequence ATGTCTTATCTAAAAAAATACATAAGTCATATCGATAATTTAGTAAAACAACTTAAAAAGGATAAAACAAATCCACACTTTACAAAAATTGTTAAAAACGGCAGAGAGTACGAAGTAGCTATACAAAATGGTTATAAAAACTTAAAAACAATGCCAAACTTTTATGTTTATGAAAATGTTGGAGCTGGAAAAACATTTAATTCAAGAAAACTTGAAGAACTAGGAATGTTTGTTAAATGATCATATTTTTGAAGACAATTTAATGAACAAACTTTTATGTTTGAAAAAAGTAAAACAATTTTAACTCAACTTTTGATTATTGATGATATAGGTTCAAGTGCTCTAACTCTAATACAATTAGAAATATTGTTGGAAATAATTGATATGCGAATGGATAAAAAATTAAAAACAATTATAACTACAAATTTATCATTAAATGATTTACAAAATAAAATGAAAAAAATTGATTTAACTCAAAATCAAAGAATTGCTGATAGGCTAAAAACCTTTACACAT